In Entelurus aequoreus isolate RoL-2023_Sb linkage group LG02, RoL_Eaeq_v1.1, whole genome shotgun sequence, one genomic interval encodes:
- the LOC133638326 gene encoding uncharacterized protein LOC133638326 encodes MLKKSPTFMFWDLIMRYETLILIFIRAHREQNFLLYVEVLEELAPLFFALDHVNYSRWLPVHIRDMKSLPDSIKDEFEKNSHWVLSKTSNRFSAIPLDQAHEQENKNVKGSGGAVGLTENPTAFRRWMLTGPEMARLIKEFEEEYLQDDKESFQHHEQGLGTQKTFQRQVNSLSDTIRRMGNPFLDVFEELVTLDSRNCADKLVANTMLILEDTGKRQYQEFVKKVLDERTQSIHDPIKRNSLAVFRQPRRKTMSKDGKKIKVLQNNVALFGQLYVAMQSRESNLDEFFTHEVQSFPPSLSDFGKLHLTGTKSDLLQCLEQPAQSEPPSTYDFKVLDGAVIVHCLPTIRVSTFDAYANEVFIPYLQKQLQDAKRLDVVWDTYIPDSLKESTREKRGRGVRRKVSGPTKLPGNWMDFLRDPINKKELFDFLTSKIQEFSWPPTKAVYVTSGQAVSGQAFGSTSMMDCCNHEEADTRIVVHLQCALKEGAKTVLVRTVDTDVIVILAGLFYDLVVLQPLTDIWVAFGMGKRFRYYHINHICKSLGEPKSQGLLMFHAYSGCDTTSAFNGKGKKSAWRAWQAYDAATETFMYLAKHPFQELKVDSEHFQTLERLTVILYNRSSPLNSISQTRKELFCQDSRPMERLPPTQDALLQHVKRAVFQAGIWATSTDTQQVIPSPKDFGWTKDETGSWVPVWITIPEVSIACRELIKCSCKGDCSSCKCSNANIDCSPLCKCNCCK; translated from the coding sequence ATGCTGAAGAAGAGTCCGACGTTCATGTTCTGGGATCTGATCATGAGATATGAAACCCTCATTCTCATCTTCATAAGGGCACACAGAGAGCAGAATTTCCTACTGTATGTAGAAGTGCTTGAAGAACTGGCCCCTCTATTCTTTGCCTTGGACCATGTGAACTATTCAAGATGGTTGCCTGTCCATatcagggacatgaagtctttgcCCGACTCTATCAAGGACGAGTTTGAGAAGAATTCTCACTGGGTTCTTTCAAAGACATCTAACAGGTTTTCTGCAATCCCACTGGACCAAGCTCATGAACAAGAGAACAAGAATGTGAAAGGTTCAGGTGGTGCGGTTGGCCTCACAGAAAATCCAACTGCCTTCAGAAGATGGATGCTCACAGGCCCAGAAATGGCAAGATTGATAAAGGAATTTGAAGAGGAATATCTCCAAGATGACAAAGAGAGCTTCCAGCACCATGAGCAGGGTCTTGGCACACAGAAGACATTCCAGAGACAGGTCAACAGTCTGTCAGATACCATAAGGCGTATGGGAAACCCTTTCCTGGATGTCTTCGAGGAACTTGTGACTCTTGATAGTCGCAACTGCGCAGATAAATTAGTCGCAAATACCATGCTCATCCTGGAGGACACAGGGAAGAGACAATATCAGGAGTTTGTCAAGAAGGTGCTTGATGAACGCACACAATCTATCCATGATCCGATTAAAAGGAATTCCTTGGCAGTCTTCAGGCAACCTAGACGCAAGACAATGTCTAAAGATGGGAAAAAGATTAAAGTGCTTCAGAACAACGTGGCACTCTTTGGCCAGCTATATGTAGCTATGCAGAGCCGTGAGAGTAATTTGGATGAATTCTTTACACATGAGGTGCAGTCCTTCCCTCCATCTCTCTCAGACTTTGGAAAACTTCATCTGACAGGCACCAAATCAGACCTGCTACAATGTCTTGAGCAGCCAGCACAATCAGAGCCACCCTCAACCTATGACTTCAAAGTCCTAGATGGGGCAGTAATTGTCCACTGCCTGCCCACTATTAGAGTGAGCACGTTTGATGCTTATGCAAATGAGGTTTTCATCCCCTACCTGCAGAAGCAGCTGCAGGATGCAAAACGATTGGATGTTGTATGGGACACGTACATCCCTGACAGCTTGAAGGAGTCCACCCGAGAAAAAAGAGGACGTGGTGTTCGCAGGAAAGTGTCAGGCCCGACAAAGTTGCCAGGCAACTGGATGGACTTTCTTCGCGACCCAATCAACAAGAAGGAGTTGTTTGATTTCTTGACATCCAAGATCCAAGAGTTCAGCTGGCCACCAACCAAAGCTGTGTATGTCACATCGGGGCAAGCGGTGTCAGGACAAGCTTTTGGTTCCACTAGCATGATGGACTGTTGCAACCATGAGGAGGCAGACACAAGGATAGTGGTCCATCTACAATGCGCATTGAAGGAGGGAGCAAAGACAGTTCTTGTGCGAACTGTGGACACTGATGTCATCGTGATCCTTGCTGGTTTATTTTATGATTTGGTGGTGCTTCAACCATTGACTGACATCTGGGTGGCTTTTGGCATGGGAAAAAGGTTCAGATATTACCACATAAACCACATCTGCAAAAGCCTGGGGGAACCCAAATCACAAGGTCTGCTTATGTTCCACGCATATTCAGGTTGTGACACAACATCTGCATTTAACGGAAAAGGCAAGAAGTCAGCTTGGAGGGCCTGGCAAGCCTATGATGCTGCTACAGAAACATTTATGTATCTGGCAAAGCATCCATTCCAGGAACTAAAAGTTGACTCTGAGCATTTCCAGACACTTGAGAGGCTGACTGTGATCCTGTACAACAGATCCAGTCCTTTGAACTCCATCAGTCAAACAAGGAAGGAACTCTTCTGTCAAGACAGTCGGCCGATGGAGAGATTACCTCCCACGCAGGATGCCCTACTCCAGCATGTAAAACGGGCTGTGTTTCAGGCAGGAATCTGGGCAACCAGCACAGACACACAGCAAGTGATTCCTTCTCCAAAGGACTTTGGATGGACCAAGGACGAAACAGGGTCATGGGTTCCAGTTTGGATAACCATTCCCGAGGTCTCCATTGCCTGCAGAGAGCTGATAAAATGCTCATGTAAAGGTGACTGTTCCAGCTGTAAATGCAGCAATGCTAATATTGACTGTTCTCCACTTTGCAAATGCAACTGCTGCAAATAG